A window from Actinomycetospora corticicola encodes these proteins:
- a CDS encoding SRPBCC family protein — translation MPEKAPDVVVSETIAAPPEKVWELVGDPARMGEISPECYSVRWLGRATGPKPGARFIGWNRKGLLRWPTTSTVAEYVPASLISWDVDVAGQSVARWSFTLEPEGAGTRITQRWVDKRTAIASLVGKARTNDSPARNREGMAQTLATVKARVEGRAA, via the coding sequence GTGCCGGAGAAGGCGCCAGACGTCGTCGTCAGCGAGACCATCGCGGCCCCGCCGGAGAAGGTGTGGGAGCTGGTCGGCGACCCGGCCCGCATGGGTGAGATCTCACCCGAGTGCTACTCGGTCCGCTGGCTCGGCCGCGCGACCGGCCCGAAGCCGGGCGCGCGCTTCATCGGCTGGAACCGCAAGGGCCTCCTGCGCTGGCCCACCACGAGCACCGTCGCCGAGTACGTACCCGCCTCGCTCATCAGCTGGGACGTCGACGTCGCGGGGCAGTCGGTCGCCCGCTGGAGCTTCACCCTCGAGCCCGAGGGCGCCGGCACGCGCATCACCCAGCGCTGGGTCGACAAGCGCACCGCGATCGCCTCGCTCGTCGGGAAGGCCCGTACGAACGACAGCCCCGCGCGCAACCGCGAGGGCATGGCGCAGACGCTCGCCACGGTGAAGGCGCGCGTCGAGGGCCGGGCGGCCTGA
- a CDS encoding FKBP-type peptidyl-prolyl cis-trans isomerase: MAVTVENTDDLTRAPGASVTPDTLPNDLDITDLVVGGGAEATHRDTVQVQYEGKLVSNSTEFDSSWRRGGTPVEFPLGQVIDGFKLGISGMREGGRRILVVPPHQGYGPQGAGGVIPPNAHLVFVVDLVKVN; this comes from the coding sequence ATGGCAGTCACCGTGGAGAACACCGACGACCTGACCCGTGCCCCGGGTGCGTCGGTCACCCCCGACACCCTCCCGAACGACCTGGACATCACCGACCTCGTCGTCGGGGGCGGCGCCGAGGCGACGCACCGCGACACCGTGCAGGTGCAGTACGAGGGCAAGCTGGTGTCGAACTCCACCGAGTTCGACTCCTCGTGGCGCCGCGGCGGCACGCCCGTCGAGTTCCCCCTCGGCCAGGTCATCGACGGGTTCAAGCTGGGCATCTCGGGCATGCGCGAGGGCGGCCGCCGCATCCTCGTCGTGCCCCCGCACCAGGGCTACGGACCGCAGGGCGCGGGCGGGGTCATCCCGCCGAACGCCCACCTCGTGTTCGTCGTGGACCTCGTCAAGGTCAACTGA
- a CDS encoding thiamine pyrophosphate-requiring protein, producing MSAPKNVAEHVLDRLAAWGVHRFYGYPGDGIGGIFTAIPKRDDAEFVQVRHEETAAFAACADVKYRGSPIGCCAVTSGPGAIHALNGLYDAKLDHQPVVALLGHTAQTAQAGGYYQEVDLSTLFSDVGGYVAEVKDPSQVRHIVDRACRTALADRTVAVIILPSDVLEEDAVPEPPDAHGYYQTSAVPSSDPGAPADSALRAAAEVLNAGEKVAILAGAGALGASQVLTEVANRLQAGLSTALLGKGVVDERSPWNTGAIGLLGTTASWHLMRECDTLLIVGSTMPYTEYYPAPGQARAVQIDVDGSRCGIRYDTDVNLTGDADATLTALLPMLREKESSDWRAHVERWTASWDSYSEQRAHAHTSALNPELVVRELSDRLPEDAQIAVDCGTATSWYARDLTLRPTQRGSLSGTLLSMGGALPYAIAAKTAHPDRPVVALVGDGAMQMNGVNELITVQRYWRTWADPRFVVLVLSNDDLSFVSWETRGMLGEAPDPQSQSLPDVPYADWAKLLGLDGVTLTERDAIGSVWDRAFAADRPFVVDAKVDKDIPLVPPHVTLQQAFNTARSQVTGDPDALSIIANGVRETVGAKARSLLGLAPKD from the coding sequence GTGAGTGCACCGAAGAACGTCGCCGAGCACGTCCTGGACCGTCTCGCCGCCTGGGGTGTGCACCGCTTCTACGGCTACCCCGGCGACGGGATCGGCGGGATCTTCACCGCGATCCCGAAGCGCGACGACGCCGAGTTCGTCCAGGTCCGCCACGAGGAGACCGCCGCGTTCGCCGCCTGCGCGGACGTCAAGTACCGCGGGTCGCCCATCGGCTGCTGCGCGGTCACGAGCGGTCCGGGAGCGATCCACGCGCTCAACGGGCTCTACGACGCCAAGCTCGACCACCAGCCCGTCGTCGCCCTGCTCGGGCACACCGCGCAGACCGCGCAGGCCGGCGGCTACTACCAGGAGGTCGACCTCTCCACGCTGTTCTCCGACGTCGGGGGCTACGTGGCCGAGGTGAAGGACCCCTCGCAGGTGCGACACATCGTCGACCGGGCCTGCCGCACGGCCCTGGCCGACCGCACCGTCGCGGTGATCATCCTGCCCAGCGACGTGCTGGAGGAGGACGCGGTCCCGGAGCCGCCGGACGCGCACGGCTACTACCAGACCTCCGCCGTCCCCTCGTCCGATCCGGGCGCTCCCGCCGACTCCGCCCTGCGCGCCGCCGCCGAGGTGCTCAACGCGGGCGAGAAGGTCGCGATCCTCGCCGGCGCCGGCGCGCTCGGGGCCTCCCAGGTGCTCACCGAGGTGGCGAACCGCCTGCAGGCCGGGCTCTCGACGGCGTTGCTCGGCAAAGGGGTGGTCGACGAGCGCTCGCCCTGGAACACCGGGGCGATCGGGCTGCTCGGGACGACGGCGTCGTGGCACCTCATGCGGGAGTGCGACACGCTGCTGATCGTCGGCTCCACGATGCCCTACACCGAGTACTACCCGGCGCCCGGCCAGGCCCGCGCGGTGCAGATCGACGTCGACGGGTCCCGCTGCGGCATCCGCTACGACACCGACGTCAACCTCACCGGCGACGCCGACGCGACCCTGACGGCGCTGCTGCCGATGCTGCGGGAGAAGGAGAGCTCGGACTGGCGGGCGCACGTGGAGCGCTGGACCGCGTCCTGGGACTCGTACTCCGAGCAGCGCGCCCACGCGCACACCTCGGCACTGAACCCCGAGCTCGTCGTCCGGGAACTCTCCGACCGCCTCCCCGAGGACGCGCAGATCGCCGTCGACTGCGGCACGGCGACGTCCTGGTACGCCCGCGACCTGACGCTGCGGCCCACCCAGCGGGGGTCGCTGTCGGGCACCCTGCTCTCCATGGGTGGGGCGCTGCCCTACGCGATCGCCGCGAAGACCGCGCACCCCGACCGGCCGGTGGTCGCCCTCGTCGGCGACGGCGCGATGCAGATGAACGGCGTCAACGAGCTGATCACCGTCCAGCGCTACTGGCGGACGTGGGCCGACCCGCGCTTCGTCGTGCTGGTGCTCTCCAACGACGACCTCTCGTTCGTGTCCTGGGAGACCCGCGGGATGCTCGGCGAGGCGCCGGACCCGCAGTCGCAGTCGCTGCCCGACGTGCCGTACGCGGACTGGGCGAAGCTCCTCGGGCTCGACGGCGTGACCCTCACCGAGCGGGACGCGATCGGGTCGGTCTGGGACCGCGCGTTCGCCGCCGACCGGCCCTTCGTGGTCGACGCGAAGGTCGACAAGGACATCCCGCTGGTGCCGCCGCACGTCACGCTGCAGCAGGCGTTCAACACCGCCCGCTCGCAGGTGACCGGTGACCCCGACGCGCTGTCGATCATCGCCAACGGCGTGCGCGAGACCGTCGGCGCGAAGGCCCGCTCGCTGCTGGGCCTCGCGCCGAAGGACTGA
- a CDS encoding glutathione S-transferase C-terminal domain-containing protein: MSTTAGNTKAYADSSGSFKRRGPRFTDRIVANPSGEGEWPAEPGRYRLVVSLACPWAHRSVIVRRLMGLEDAISLAITDPLQDDRSWRFSLDEGGVDPVLGYTHLEQAYLARDPEDGTENGVSVPAIVDVASGALVTNDYPQITVDLGQEWRAHQRAGAPDLYPEHLRAEIDEVNEGVFHDVNNGVYKAGFATKQTRYEEAYAALFARLDALEERLESRRYLVGDHITEADVRLFTTLARFDAVYQGHFKCNRQKLAEFGALWAYARDLYQTPGFGDTVDLDHIKRHYYQVQTTINPTQIVPLGPLTAWDTPHHREELGGSPFGPEGTAPAPLEHPLRPLGPIDM, translated from the coding sequence GTGAGCACCACTGCCGGCAACACGAAGGCCTACGCCGACTCCAGCGGCTCGTTCAAGCGCCGCGGTCCCCGGTTCACCGACCGGATCGTGGCGAACCCGTCGGGCGAGGGGGAGTGGCCCGCCGAGCCGGGGCGCTACCGCCTGGTCGTCTCGCTGGCGTGCCCGTGGGCGCACCGCTCGGTCATCGTGCGCCGCCTCATGGGCCTCGAGGACGCGATCTCGCTCGCGATCACCGACCCGCTGCAGGACGACCGGTCCTGGCGGTTCTCCCTCGACGAGGGCGGCGTCGACCCCGTGCTCGGCTACACCCACCTCGAGCAGGCCTACCTCGCGCGCGACCCGGAGGACGGCACCGAGAACGGCGTCTCGGTGCCGGCGATCGTCGACGTGGCCTCCGGGGCGCTCGTCACGAACGACTATCCCCAGATCACCGTCGACCTCGGCCAGGAGTGGCGGGCCCACCAGCGCGCCGGCGCCCCCGACCTCTACCCGGAGCACCTGCGCGCGGAGATCGACGAGGTCAACGAGGGCGTCTTCCACGACGTGAACAACGGGGTCTACAAGGCGGGTTTCGCCACGAAGCAGACGCGTTACGAGGAGGCCTACGCGGCGCTGTTCGCCCGCCTCGACGCGCTGGAGGAGCGGCTCGAGAGCCGGCGGTACCTCGTGGGCGACCACATCACCGAGGCCGACGTCCGCCTGTTCACCACGCTCGCCCGGTTCGACGCGGTCTACCAGGGCCACTTCAAGTGCAACCGGCAGAAGCTCGCCGAGTTCGGCGCGCTGTGGGCCTACGCCCGCGACCTCTACCAGACCCCCGGGTTCGGCGACACGGTCGACCTCGACCACATCAAGCGGCACTACTACCAGGTCCAGACGACGATCAACCCGACACAGATCGTCCCGCTCGGACCGCTGACGGCCTGGGACACCCCGCACCACCGCGAGGAGCTCGGCGGCTCCCCGTTCGGTCCGGAGGGCACCGCGCCGGCGCCGCTGGAGCACCCGCTGCGGCCGCTGGGCCCGATCGACATGTGA
- the ppc gene encoding phosphoenolpyruvate carboxylase encodes MSTGRRSDSVSTETSVSSESEHSALRTDIRRLSTLLGKTLARQNGDDMLDLVEKVRHLVREVPERGDTEIRDLLGSLDPGTAAVLARAFATYFHLANVAEQTHRASERRAVHEGGEGPIHLLAERLVTEADPEEVATALSRLELKPTFTAHPTEAQRQSVLGKLRAIAGILGDGLSEEVAETKLERLVDLMWQTDEIRPERPTVLDEARSVAYYLEQLGRHAVPQVLTVLDEELDRVGLHLPEGARPLVLGCWVGGDRDGNPNVTAELTTDVMTVYADRGVRIQIGLIEELVQELSVSTRLVGVSEDLRRSLAKDRRHLPEVYDRFVRLNAEEPYRLKCSYVHARLENTRARYADGSPHVPGRDYLGSAEYLHDLEVMDRSLRSHQGDRIADGMLRDVMRTANAVGLHLASMDVREHTKFHHTALAALFDRLGELETPYAELDHDGRIEVLSRELAGRRALTPRRNWQAIGDESFRETLEVFDTIREVQETYGEEALHTYIMSMAQNVDDVLAVAVLAREAGLIELTVDGARSSIDIVPLFETATELKISGDLLDGMLSDPSYRAIVAARGDVQEMMLGYSDSNKGAGITTSQWSIHTAQRQLRDVAAKHGVRLRLFHGRGGSVGRGGGPAGEAIAAQPHGVVDAVMKVTEQGEVISDKYSLPGLAEDNLEIMLSSVLEATLLHQTSRVPADQLERWDEAMDVISDAAQEAYGKLIEHEGLPNFFTQATPVDELSMLNVGSRPGKRPGAGGDASLDDLRAIPWVFGWTQTRMIVPGWFGLGSGLKAAREAGYGDVIEEMKDWAFFANLLSNVEMTLAKTDMRIAGFYVSELVDPELTDVFEIIKTEHALTLREVLALSAGDALLANNPLLRQTLEVRESYLEPLHHLQVHALAERRTVDEPDPDLQRALLLTVNGISAGMRNTG; translated from the coding sequence ATGAGCACCGGCCGCCGTTCCGACTCCGTGTCGACCGAGACCAGCGTCTCCTCCGAGTCGGAGCACTCCGCGCTCCGGACCGACATCCGGCGGCTCTCGACGCTGCTGGGGAAGACGCTCGCGCGCCAGAACGGCGACGACATGCTCGACCTCGTCGAGAAGGTGCGCCACCTCGTCCGGGAGGTGCCCGAGCGCGGGGACACCGAGATCCGTGACCTGCTCGGCTCGCTCGACCCCGGTACGGCGGCCGTACTGGCCCGCGCCTTCGCCACCTACTTCCACCTCGCGAATGTCGCCGAGCAGACCCACCGGGCCTCGGAGCGCCGGGCGGTGCACGAGGGCGGGGAGGGCCCGATCCACCTGCTCGCCGAGCGGCTGGTCACCGAGGCGGACCCGGAGGAGGTCGCGACCGCGCTCTCGCGGCTGGAGCTCAAGCCCACCTTCACCGCGCACCCGACCGAGGCGCAGCGCCAGTCGGTGCTCGGCAAGCTGCGGGCGATCGCCGGCATCCTCGGCGACGGGCTCTCGGAGGAGGTGGCGGAGACGAAGCTCGAGCGTCTCGTCGACCTCATGTGGCAGACCGACGAGATCCGCCCGGAGCGCCCGACGGTGCTCGACGAGGCCCGGTCGGTCGCCTACTACCTGGAGCAGCTCGGCCGTCACGCGGTCCCCCAGGTGCTCACCGTGCTCGACGAGGAGCTCGACCGCGTCGGGCTGCACCTGCCCGAGGGCGCCCGCCCGCTCGTGCTCGGCTGCTGGGTGGGCGGCGACCGCGACGGCAACCCGAACGTCACCGCCGAGCTCACCACCGACGTCATGACGGTCTACGCCGACCGCGGCGTCCGGATCCAGATCGGGCTGATCGAGGAGCTGGTGCAGGAGCTGTCGGTCTCGACCCGGCTGGTGGGGGTCAGCGAGGACCTGCGCCGCAGCCTCGCCAAGGACCGGCGCCACCTGCCCGAGGTCTACGACCGGTTCGTGCGGCTCAACGCCGAGGAGCCCTACCGGCTCAAGTGCTCCTACGTGCACGCCCGGCTGGAGAACACCCGCGCCCGCTACGCCGACGGCTCGCCCCACGTGCCGGGACGGGACTACCTGGGCTCCGCGGAGTACCTGCACGACCTGGAGGTGATGGACCGGTCCCTGCGGTCCCACCAGGGCGATCGGATCGCCGACGGGATGCTGCGCGACGTCATGCGCACGGCGAACGCGGTCGGCCTGCACCTCGCCTCGATGGACGTCCGCGAGCACACCAAGTTCCACCACACCGCGCTCGCGGCCCTGTTCGACCGGCTCGGCGAGCTGGAGACCCCCTACGCCGAGCTCGACCACGACGGCCGGATCGAGGTCCTCTCCCGCGAGCTCGCCGGACGCCGGGCGCTCACGCCGCGGCGGAACTGGCAGGCCATCGGCGACGAGAGCTTCCGGGAGACCCTGGAGGTCTTCGACACCATCCGCGAGGTGCAGGAGACCTACGGCGAGGAGGCCCTGCACACCTACATCATGTCGATGGCCCAGAACGTCGACGACGTGCTCGCGGTGGCCGTGCTCGCCCGCGAGGCCGGCCTGATCGAGCTGACCGTCGACGGGGCGCGCTCGTCGATCGACATCGTCCCGCTGTTCGAGACCGCGACCGAGCTGAAGATCTCCGGCGACCTGCTCGACGGGATGCTCTCCGACCCGTCCTACCGCGCGATCGTCGCCGCGCGCGGTGACGTCCAGGAGATGATGCTCGGCTACTCGGACTCCAACAAGGGCGCGGGGATCACGACGAGCCAGTGGTCCATCCACACCGCGCAGCGCCAGCTGCGCGACGTCGCGGCCAAGCACGGCGTGCGGCTGCGCCTGTTCCACGGCCGGGGCGGCTCGGTCGGACGCGGTGGTGGCCCCGCCGGCGAGGCGATCGCCGCGCAGCCGCACGGCGTGGTCGACGCGGTGATGAAGGTGACCGAGCAGGGCGAGGTCATCTCGGACAAGTACTCGTTGCCCGGCCTCGCCGAGGACAACCTCGAGATCATGCTCTCGTCGGTGCTCGAGGCGACGCTGCTGCACCAGACCAGCCGGGTGCCCGCCGACCAGCTCGAGCGCTGGGACGAGGCGATGGACGTCATCTCGGACGCCGCGCAGGAGGCGTACGGGAAGCTCATCGAGCACGAGGGGCTGCCGAACTTCTTCACCCAGGCGACCCCGGTGGACGAGCTCTCGATGCTCAACGTCGGGTCCCGCCCCGGCAAGCGCCCCGGGGCGGGCGGGGACGCCTCGCTCGACGACCTCCGCGCCATCCCGTGGGTGTTCGGCTGGACCCAGACGCGGATGATCGTGCCCGGGTGGTTCGGGCTCGGCTCCGGTCTCAAGGCCGCCCGCGAGGCCGGGTACGGCGACGTCATCGAGGAGATGAAGGACTGGGCGTTCTTCGCGAACCTGCTCTCCAACGTCGAGATGACCCTCGCGAAGACCGACATGCGCATCGCCGGCTTCTACGTCTCGGAGCTCGTCGACCCCGAGCTCACCGACGTCTTCGAGATCATCAAGACCGAGCACGCTCTCACGCTCCGCGAGGTGCTCGCCCTGTCCGCCGGTGACGCCCTGCTCGCGAACAACCCGCTGCTGCGCCAGACCCTCGAGGTGCGCGAGAGCTACCTCGAGCCGCTGCACCACCTCCAGGTGCACGCCCTGGCCGAGCGGCGCACGGTCGACGAGCCCGATCCCGATCTGCAGCGCGCGCTGCTGCTCACGGTCAACGGCATCTCGGCCGGGATGCGCAATACCGGATAG
- a CDS encoding sodium:calcium antiporter encodes MESILLFVIGIAVLVFSAEKLIGYLVGVASRWTISLFLIAVIFTGIEFDDLAFGIVLNLEDLSNVALGTVIGTTVAMTGVVLAISAIVAPCEVEVPRSYLALFVLAPVVMLAFALTGFFTVTSGIVLLAAFVAFVGFVAWREYAARKPVFRNAEVYEQLEKVGAGVGGSGGAVALGDRDDTPPPSGSGSAGHGFTLPPDLRVDQGFLKARAHSPGVGLGLAVLALVGLVIGAVAAGQATEGVIETLGIEGTVFGVTIATLALSLEDIFLTAEPQRRGAPEIAVANVIGSVVFSVTGKLGVILLTGGAIAVDEDVVAWHLPVLIVMTAIAAGFLATGRLRRWHGVVLLALYVAYFVVSLVAFGGVPMDD; translated from the coding sequence ATGGAATCGATCTTGTTGTTCGTGATCGGCATCGCGGTGCTGGTGTTCAGTGCGGAGAAGTTGATCGGCTATCTCGTCGGGGTGGCGAGTCGCTGGACGATCTCGCTGTTCCTCATCGCCGTGATCTTCACGGGGATCGAATTCGACGACCTCGCGTTCGGGATCGTGCTGAACCTGGAGGATCTGAGCAACGTCGCCCTCGGCACGGTGATCGGGACGACGGTGGCGATGACGGGCGTCGTGCTCGCGATCTCCGCCATCGTCGCCCCGTGCGAGGTCGAGGTCCCGCGCAGTTACCTCGCGCTGTTCGTGCTCGCACCGGTCGTCATGCTCGCGTTCGCCCTCACCGGCTTCTTCACGGTGACGTCGGGGATCGTGCTGCTGGCGGCGTTCGTGGCGTTCGTCGGCTTCGTCGCCTGGCGGGAGTACGCCGCGCGCAAACCGGTGTTCCGCAACGCCGAGGTCTACGAGCAGCTCGAGAAGGTCGGCGCCGGCGTGGGCGGGAGCGGTGGCGCGGTCGCTCTCGGCGACCGGGACGACACCCCGCCCCCGTCGGGCAGCGGCTCCGCGGGCCACGGCTTCACGCTCCCGCCCGACCTCCGGGTCGACCAGGGCTTCCTCAAGGCGCGGGCGCACTCCCCCGGGGTCGGCCTCGGGCTCGCCGTGCTCGCGCTCGTGGGCCTCGTCATCGGGGCCGTCGCCGCGGGCCAGGCCACGGAGGGGGTCATCGAGACCCTCGGGATCGAGGGCACCGTCTTCGGTGTCACCATCGCGACGCTGGCCCTCTCGCTCGAGGACATCTTCCTCACCGCCGAGCCGCAGCGCCGGGGCGCCCCGGAGATCGCGGTCGCCAACGTCATCGGCAGCGTCGTGTTCTCCGTGACCGGCAAGCTCGGCGTCATCCTGCTCACGGGCGGCGCGATCGCGGTCGACGAGGACGTGGTGGCCTGGCACCTGCCGGTCCTCATCGTCATGACGGCGATCGCGGCGGGCTTCCTCGCCACCGGGCGGCTGCGCCGCTGGCACGGCGTGGTGCTGCTCGCCCTGTACGTCGCCTACTTCGTGGTGAGCCTCGTGGCCTTCGGCGGCGTGCCGATGGACGACTAG
- the pqqE gene encoding pyrroloquinoline quinone biosynthesis protein PqqE yields the protein MVEGPLGLLAELTYRCPLACAYCSNPVELSAYREELTTEEWQRVITEAADLGALQCHLSGGEPLLRRDLADLVRTASEQGLYTNLVTSALGFSAARAAELHDAGLDHVQVSLQADEPALSDRIAGSPSFARKIEAARRVRELGWPLTLNVVLHRQNIDRVAEVLAAAEDLEADRIELANTQYYGWAAVNRASLLPSREQLAAAEVVVREAKERLRGRMEIIYVIPDYYATYPKPCMGGWGARQLVVVPNGNSLPCLAAHDLPLPAANVREHALSWIWRDSPMFSAYRGTDWMQDPCRSCDRREIDLGGCRCQAFALTGDATRTDPVCHLAPDHGIVEAAVAEANEESRPVELPLVARPHA from the coding sequence ATGGTGGAAGGTCCCCTCGGGCTGCTCGCGGAGCTGACCTACCGCTGCCCGCTGGCGTGTGCGTACTGCTCGAACCCGGTGGAACTCTCGGCGTACCGCGAGGAGCTGACCACCGAGGAGTGGCAGCGGGTGATCACCGAGGCCGCCGACCTGGGCGCGCTGCAGTGCCACCTCTCCGGCGGTGAACCGCTGCTGCGCCGGGACCTCGCGGACCTCGTCCGGACCGCCTCGGAGCAGGGGCTCTACACCAACCTCGTCACGAGCGCGCTCGGCTTCTCGGCGGCCCGGGCCGCCGAGCTGCACGACGCCGGGCTCGACCACGTGCAGGTGTCGCTGCAGGCCGACGAGCCGGCGCTGTCCGACCGGATCGCGGGCTCGCCGTCGTTCGCCCGCAAGATCGAGGCCGCGCGACGGGTGCGGGAGCTGGGCTGGCCGCTGACGCTCAACGTCGTCCTGCACCGACAGAACATCGACCGCGTGGCCGAGGTGCTCGCCGCGGCGGAGGACCTGGAGGCCGACCGGATCGAGCTGGCCAACACCCAGTACTACGGCTGGGCGGCGGTGAACCGGGCGTCGCTGCTGCCCTCACGCGAGCAGCTGGCGGCGGCCGAGGTGGTGGTCCGCGAGGCGAAGGAACGGCTGCGCGGGCGCATGGAGATCATCTACGTGATCCCGGACTACTACGCGACGTACCCGAAGCCCTGCATGGGCGGCTGGGGCGCACGTCAGCTCGTCGTCGTCCCGAACGGCAACTCCCTGCCGTGCCTCGCGGCGCACGACCTGCCGCTGCCGGCGGCGAACGTGCGCGAGCACGCGCTGTCCTGGATCTGGCGGGACTCGCCGATGTTCTCGGCCTACCGCGGCACCGACTGGATGCAGGACCCCTGCCGGTCCTGCGACCGCCGGGAGATCGACCTCGGCGGCTGCCGCTGCCAGGCGTTCGCGCTCACCGGCGACGCCACCCGCACCGACCCGGTCTGCCACCTCGCGCCCGACCACGGGATCGTCGAGGCGGCCGTGGCGGAGGCCAACGAGGAGTCCCGGCCGGTCGAGCTGCCGCTGGTGGCGCGCCCGCACGCGTAG
- the pqqD gene encoding pyrroloquinoline quinone biosynthesis peptide chaperone PqqD, whose protein sequence is MTDTQRSGAGPSTGVPFATTGVPRLGRGVKFRYDRARERHVLLLPETVVVLNATGTAILELCDGVRTVADIVEALREQYGDVPEGQVVAYLAKLAERRHLEIIDG, encoded by the coding sequence GTGACGGACACACAGCGCAGCGGAGCTGGACCATCGACCGGGGTCCCCTTCGCGACGACGGGCGTGCCCCGGTTGGGGCGCGGGGTGAAGTTCCGGTACGACCGCGCGCGGGAACGGCACGTGCTGCTGCTGCCGGAGACCGTGGTCGTCCTCAACGCCACCGGGACCGCGATCCTCGAGCTGTGCGACGGGGTCCGGACGGTGGCCGACATCGTCGAGGCGCTGCGCGAGCAGTACGGGGACGTCCCCGAGGGGCAGGTCGTGGCCTACCTCGCGAAGCTCGCGGAGCGCCGACACCTGGAGATCATCGATGGCTGA
- the pqqC gene encoding pyrroloquinoline-quinone synthase PqqC, with the protein MTAVVETTLTERLRSQASRYHAAHPFHVRMNDGELSPAQIRGWVANRFAYQEAIPIKDAAILSNCPDVTVRRRWIRRITDHDGVGDDPGGIEAWLRLGEACGVPREEMTSHVHLRPGVRFAVDAYITFARTKPWPVAVASSLTELFAPDLMATRLAAFEKYYTWIDPAGLQYFRNRLHQAPRDSEHALEVVLEHCRTPELEQAAYDALAFKNDVLWSMMDAIDAAYPA; encoded by the coding sequence ATGACCGCAGTGGTGGAGACGACGTTGACCGAGCGCCTGCGCTCGCAGGCCTCCCGGTACCACGCGGCGCACCCGTTCCACGTGCGCATGAACGACGGCGAGCTCTCCCCGGCGCAGATCCGCGGGTGGGTGGCGAACCGCTTCGCCTACCAGGAGGCCATCCCGATCAAGGACGCGGCGATCCTGTCGAACTGCCCGGACGTGACGGTGCGGCGGCGCTGGATCCGGCGGATCACCGACCACGACGGCGTCGGCGACGACCCGGGCGGGATCGAGGCCTGGCTCCGGCTGGGGGAGGCGTGCGGGGTGCCGCGCGAGGAGATGACCTCGCACGTGCACCTGCGGCCCGGGGTGCGGTTCGCGGTGGACGCGTACATCACCTTCGCGCGGACGAAGCCGTGGCCGGTCGCGGTGGCGTCCTCGTTGACCGAGCTGTTCGCCCCCGACCTCATGGCGACCCGCCTCGCCGCGTTCGAGAAGTACTACACGTGGATCGACCCGGCGGGCCTGCAGTACTTCCGCAACCGGCTGCACCAGGCCCCGCGCGACTCCGAGCACGCCCTGGAGGTGGTGCTCGAGCACTGCCGCACCCCGGAGCTCGAGCAGGCGGCGTACGACGCGCTCGCGTTCAAGAACGACGTGCTCTGGTCGATGATGGACGCGATCGACGCGGCGTACCCGGCGTGA
- the pqqB gene encoding pyrroloquinoline quinone biosynthesis protein PqqB, producing the protein MKVRVLGSSAGGGLPQWNCSCAGCTAARTGTVEPRTQSSIAVVDDGPAGARAFLVNASPDVRQQLTAAPDLHPGATRRNPVEAILLTDAEIDHTLGLLILREGAGVTVHATAASEAVLREGTGFLTTLEAYCPVTVVEVGIGVEHALTDDLSYTAFDLPTGKTPRFPTSGPEEGRVVGYRFHDRRTGGVVVYAPGVADLAPLRAACAGADVLLVDGTCFHDDELVRLGLGRKTAADMGHVALEWSLDAFADLGVPRVVLVHVNNSNPILLPDAAERPVVGKAGVEIGTDGTEISA; encoded by the coding sequence GTGAAGGTCCGCGTCCTCGGGTCGTCCGCCGGCGGCGGGCTCCCGCAGTGGAACTGCTCCTGCGCCGGCTGCACGGCCGCCCGCACGGGCACCGTCGAGCCGCGCACCCAGTCCTCGATCGCCGTCGTCGACGACGGACCCGCCGGTGCTCGTGCCTTTCTCGTCAACGCCTCGCCCGACGTCCGCCAGCAGCTCACCGCGGCCCCCGACCTGCACCCGGGGGCGACCCGGCGCAACCCGGTCGAGGCGATCCTGCTGACCGACGCGGAGATCGACCACACGCTCGGCCTGCTCATCCTGCGCGAGGGTGCCGGGGTGACGGTGCACGCGACGGCCGCCTCCGAGGCGGTCCTGCGGGAGGGCACGGGCTTCCTGACGACGCTGGAGGCCTATTGCCCGGTCACGGTGGTGGAGGTGGGGATCGGGGTCGAGCACGCGCTCACCGACGACCTCAGCTACACCGCGTTCGACCTGCCCACGGGCAAGACGCCCCGCTTCCCGACGTCGGGTCCCGAGGAGGGTCGCGTCGTCGGCTACCGGTTCCACGACCGGCGCACGGGCGGCGTCGTCGTGTACGCCCCCGGCGTGGCCGACCTGGCGCCGCTGCGGGCGGCCTGCGCGGGCGCCGACGTACTGCTCGTGGACGGGACCTGCTTCCACGACGACGAGCTCGTCCGGCTCGGGCTCGGCCGCAAGACCGCGGCGGACATGGGGCACGTCGCGCTGGAGTGGTCGCTCGACGCGTTCGCCGACCTCGGCGTGCCGCGCGTGGTGCTGGTGCACGTCAACAACTCGAACCCGATCCTCCTGCCCGACGCGGCCGAGCGCCCCGTCGTCGGGAAGGCCGGGGTGGAGATCGGGACCGACGGGACGGAGATCTCGGCATGA